Genomic DNA from Fimbriimonas ginsengisoli Gsoil 348:
GCCCCGCAAGTTTTTCCATCAACGATGTGCCGGGCAGAAGCACGGTTCCCGATGCATTCGCTTGGCAGGGCGAGCTCGACACGAACCACACCTTCGGCGGCGTCACCATCCACATCGATCAGAGCGTATCCCTCACGCCGACGCCGGGCGAATAAATTTGCCTGGCCGCAGAGGAGCGAATGAGGCCAAAATGGACGTTGATAGTTCTGTATGTCGGCGTCCGCAACCGTTCTCGATCCTCCCTCATCCAGCCTGCTCCGGCGCGCCGCGCTGCTGCAGTGGCTGACGGTGGCGCATGGACTGCTGGAAGGGGGCGCCTCGCTGATCGCCAGTCGCGGAGCGAACAGCGTCGCCCTTCTCGGCTTCGGTCTAGATAGTCTGGTGGAGGTTCTTTCCGCCGGCATCGTCCTCTGGCGTCTCGCGTCGGCGGGCGGGAAGGGGCGTTTTTACCTTTCCGAAGCGGTCGGCCTGCGCCTCGTGGGAGTTTGCTTCGTAGCGCTCGCTTTCGGAATCGGAAGCGACGCCGTGCAGGCCCTTATGCACCACGAGATTCCTCGTCAGACCCTGCTCGGAATCGTAGTGGCCGGCGCTTCGGTCGCCCTGATGCCGGTACTCGGATTCACCAAACGTCGCATCGGCGCGGAGATCGGCAGCAACGCGATGCAAGCGGATGCCAAGCAAACGCATTTCTGCGCCTTCCTTGCCGGCATCACCCTCGTGGGCCTCGCGTTGAATACCGCCTTCGGCTGGTGGTGGGCCGACCCGGGCGCTGCCCTCGCCATGACGCCGATCATTCTCTGGGAAGGATTCCAAGCGCTCCGCGGCCGCGCTTGCGGCTGCTGCGCATGCTAGTCGCCCTGGCAGACGTCGGCGATATCTTGCCTGGCGATCGTCCGCAACATCCGCGCGAGCTCCTTCTGCTCTTCTCCTAACGGCGCGAAGAACGCCTTGCTGACGGGGACGACCAGCGCTTTCGCCTGGTCGAGCAGCTCTTCGCCGGCCGACGTAAGCGCCAGCTCGTGCGCGCGTCCGTCCGTCGGGTGGGGAAGTCGAGTGACCAACCCCTTCCGTTCGAGGTACCGAAACACCTCCGAAGCCATGTTCGGGTCGAGAGACCCGAACCGGCAGACGTCTGCCTGCGAAACCACCTCTTCCGCCGCTCCCAGGCGTCGCACCGCGGCCAATATCGTGAACTGAACGTGGGTCAGCCCCAGCGGAAGAAGCGCCCGCCGCACCTGGCGCTGCCAAGCGTTCGTGGCCAGCCAGAGCTGGTACGCCGGATTTTCGTGGAGGTCGATCTGGTCCTTCATCGCGTCGCTCAATGCACGTCCACTGGCGCGGCGCTTCGCTTGCCGCTTCCCATCAAGAAAAGGAGTCCCAGGCTGACCACGAACAAGAAGGCCACGATGTGGAACATATCCCCGAACGAAAGCACAGCCGCCTGGACGTCGACCGATCGGTCCATCGCCTTCAGCGCCATCGTTCGGGCCGTTGCCGGTGCGGCGCCCCTGGCCACGAAGCCGCCCGTAAGGGCCGATAGCCGCTCCGCGGCGGTAGAAGAGTACGCGGAAACATATTCCACAAGGTTCGAACGGTGGAACGCCTCCCGTTGCGCGAGGATCGTCGTCAAGACCGCAATTCCCACGCTCCCCCCAAGCTGCCGGGTGAGGTTGTAGAAGCCGCTCGCCGCAGACACCTCCTCCTTGGGCACTCCGCTAAACGTGGCGAGGCTAAGGGGAAGAAAGATCATCACCGTCCCGATACCTCGGAAAACGAGTGGCCAAAAGAGGTCCTCGGGTCCGGTCAGAATCGAGATACGGGAAACGACGACGAGCGAACCGATCAACACCAGCGAGCCGAGCGCGATCAACACGCGGGCATCGACCTTCGAAAGGCGCCCCATCACCGGCATCATCAATGCCGATGCGATCGCTCCCGGCAGCAGCAGCATGCCGGTTTGATACGCGGTATATCCAAGCACCTGCTGAGCGAAAATTGGAATCGCGAAGAGGGCTCCGTATAAGCCCACCCCGACTACGAACGCGTAGACGCTGCCCGCGGTCAGCGATCGATGCCGCAAGACGCGAAGGTCCACCGCCGGCGCTTTTGTCCTGAGCTCGCGCCAAATCCAGAGGACGAGGCCGACCGAAGAGATCACCGCCAGGACCGAAATGAAGCGGGAATCGAACCAGTCGTTCTCGTATCCTTGCTCGAGCAAAATCTGCAAGCTGCCCACCCACAAGATCAGCAATACGATTCCGAGGTAGTCGACCGCCTTTCTCC
This window encodes:
- a CDS encoding cation diffusion facilitator family transporter, which encodes MSASATVLDPPSSSLLRRAALLQWLTVAHGLLEGGASLIASRGANSVALLGFGLDSLVEVLSAGIVLWRLASAGGKGRFYLSEAVGLRLVGVCFVALAFGIGSDAVQALMHHEIPRQTLLGIVVAGASVALMPVLGFTKRRIGAEIGSNAMQADAKQTHFCAFLAGITLVGLALNTAFGWWWADPGAALAMTPIILWEGFQALRGRACGCCAC
- a CDS encoding MarR family winged helix-turn-helix transcriptional regulator, yielding MKDQIDLHENPAYQLWLATNAWQRQVRRALLPLGLTHVQFTILAAVRRLGAAEEVVSQADVCRFGSLDPNMASEVFRYLERKGLVTRLPHPTDGRAHELALTSAGEELLDQAKALVVPVSKAFFAPLGEEQKELARMLRTIARQDIADVCQGD
- a CDS encoding DHA2 family efflux MFS transporter permease subunit, with translation MIAVSVSLAALLEVIDTSIVNVALTDMQATLGATLSEIGWVVTGYGIANVVMIPLSAWLGDAFGKKRYFVFSMIGFTVASIMCGMATTLPVLIGARIFQGLMGGGLLAKAQAFLFESFPKEEQGMAQALFGACVIAGPAIGPTLGGWLVTNFSWPWIFYINLPVGIAATLMCIAYLPEDVKRFGRKAVDYLGIVLLILWVGSLQILLEQGYENDWFDSRFISVLAVISSVGLVLWIWRELRTKAPAVDLRVLRHRSLTAGSVYAFVVGVGLYGALFAIPIFAQQVLGYTAYQTGMLLLPGAIASALMMPVMGRLSKVDARVLIALGSLVLIGSLVVVSRISILTGPEDLFWPLVFRGIGTVMIFLPLSLATFSGVPKEEVSAASGFYNLTRQLGGSVGIAVLTTILAQREAFHRSNLVEYVSAYSSTAAERLSALTGGFVARGAAPATARTMALKAMDRSVDVQAAVLSFGDMFHIVAFLFVVSLGLLFLMGSGKRSAAPVDVH